From the Aspergillus puulaauensis MK2 DNA, chromosome 1, nearly complete sequence genome, the window GGAAAAGGGACAGAAAGGAGGTCAGCGGCCCGTTTGCGGGTGTTAGGctttataaattagatattatgACGCTGCTGGTTGGTTGCCCTGTTTCTTTCGCGCAACAATTATGCTTTTCAGGGCACCTAGCCACTGCGCAAGAGATTCTTCATCAGGCGTCGAGAGTCGgtatattttttcttctgcGATTATCTGTAGACAGAAGCTTTTGGAGCGAGACATGGGGTCAACCTCTGCGGCGTCGAATATTTGCGTCATTGGGATGATTTTGACGGCGGAGTACTCCTGTCAAATTGTTAGATTACTCTCACCAATGGTATATTCACGTTGGgggggggaagaaagggCTCATAGAGCAAATATTGAGTGAATAGTAGGGTAAACGTACTTGTTCGTCTTTATAGAACGCCAGGCTCTTTGCTCGTAGTACAATCCATAGGCGTTTCCAATGTCGCACACCCCCTTTTATCTTGAGGCACTTCAGGTAGCCACTGCAGACAACCCTTTCTGGGTCGCGCAGGATCCCAGTCTCGTGGTTTCTAGCGGCTTCGCGAGAAGGAGTAGACTGCGGAATGGTTGGCGCGGACGAAGAGAAATCATGGACCGAAGGCTTAGACTTCGAATGGACACTCGTGTTACTCCCAGGCCCGTCTGACCATTCAGAGTATGAGGTAATGTCATTCGCCGAGTAGTCTACAGGACTAGCGAGTCTCGTTCGATGACTAGAAGGCAGATCGCGAGCAAATTCAGGGGAGCTTGCCCTTTCCCGGTATTCAATATCCGAATGGTCAGTGGTGTCATAGATCCGCTGCTTGTTAAGAACGGCAGCTTCCTGCTGTTCGTTCTTTTTTGACAAAGCAAAAAgcgcatcctcgtcttcagtTAAACGGCTTTCGGTACGTATCCGCGCAATCCAATCTTCCATATCCTTTTCCGACAAAGCCTGGAAACGATAATTCTTCGACGAAGTGAATATAGCGAAAACAAACTGTCGGGACGAACGGTGAGATTTGATAGGTGCGACCGCAGTCACCTCGGAAAGTGATATGGACGCTCGCAGCCGGGtcgcctcctcatccttgtAGACCGATAACAAATTCGGCCGGAGAACAAGATACGCGGGTTTCCAAAATGCTCTAAACACCTACACCGATCTAATCAGTATGATTCGTTTCCATTTATGCGCAAACTTTAACGGCCAGGTAGACTTACATGCTTTGGCTTCACCCGGCGGTTCACCTTCTTTGACTTGAGGACCCGATCAAACTCAAAGCTTCCATTTTCGTTGACCGGAGAAAAAGTATCTAAATTCATGTGGCCGTTACGATGAGCAGCGGATGGTTGAATCGGCGAGAGGAAGGACTGTTGCACAGTGCCATCAGGGAGCTGAATCGCGGGGGTATTAGACCCCTCGAAAACCAGCGGGCCGGGCGCCGCGCGCTTTTGCCCCATGACGTCGCCAAACTGTCTCGTATATGGTATTTTTTCTTATCGAACGAAGTGCTTATTGTCGAGGGCGTGGTGTGGGAAATCTGGCGCTAGTAGACCGCTGAGAGAGCGCGCACTGCACAGGCGCGCATCTAAGCCAACGGGGCGGCGATGGGATCAGGCCTCCATAAGTAGTATACGGAGGCCTAAAGACAGGCGAAGGCGGCAGGCAGAAGTCAGCCAGAAATATTTCTGGCTGACAAGAACAAGGTATGGACAGCGCAAAACAGACTTCACGCAAGAGGCTGTGTCGAAAGGGACGAGATGGTGGACACTCCTGAGTCCAAAGTCCAGAGGCTGCGGAGTCGGCGCCTTCTTTTGCAGGTGTCGATCGTTGATCGCACGTTTTAAGTTCAACTCCACGGCCAGGAGCAATAGGAAACCATGGGCCAGGAGAAATTGCAGCCAATCCAGTAATCCCAATCCAATCGAATAAATTAGGTCGCCTGGTCAGATACTATTCTTGATATGCTCTACAGGTGCCGCGCAACGCTCCCTTGTCCCTACAGATACCCACAGTCCAGACCAGGAAGCAAGCTCTCTTCTCAACCACCGACTCATGCCCTAGTCTA encodes:
- a CDS encoding PH domain-containing protein (COG:T;~EggNog:ENOG410PJYR;~InterPro:IPR001849,IPR011993;~PFAM:PF15410,PF00169) is translated as MGQKRAAPGPLVFEGSNTPAIQLPDGTVQQSFLSPIQPSAAHRNGHMNLDTFSPVNENGSFEFDRVLKSKKVNRRVKPKHVFRAFWKPAYLVLRPNLLSVYKDEEATRLRASISLSEVTAVAPIKSHRSSRQFVFAIFTSSKNYRFQALSEKDMEDWIARIRTESRLTEDEDALFALSKKNEQQEAAVLNKQRIYDTTDHSDIEYRERASSPEFARDLPSSHRTRLASPVDYSANDITSYSEWSDGPGSNTSVHSKSKPSVHDFSSSAPTIPQSTPSREAARNHETGILRDPERVVCSGYLKCLKIKGGVRHWKRLWIVLRAKSLAFYKDEQEYSAVKIIPMTQIFDAAEVDPMSRSKSFCLQIIAEEKIYRLSTPDEESLAQWLGALKSIIVARKKQGNQPAAS